The following are encoded together in the Pedobacter steynii genome:
- a CDS encoding tail fiber domain-containing protein encodes MAEIPFIDNAYIDEIIKAAEAYNPALNKTQGIKLRELIKRLRDRMEQGQANVVHIAGDELITGRKTFTQISAEELSFVKNGYASILKNPLDQDQNYVYTLPKENGELALKGNINKEDIGLGSVDNTSDINKPVSQATQTALDTKINKSEKAAANGVATLDSNGKLLSTQIPSIAITDTFVVNNEAAMLAVSGANEGDVAVRTDLKKSYILVQSPASAVANWQELLSPTDAVQSVNGYTGNVTLTTSDVSESGRLYHTAERVNDILNPRLATGQTVGANTTGNAATSAFSNNSEKWNNLSYSGIDNNAPAYFMSSNGAGIYGYSTTSNVKSILGIPAAGINLQTVLEAGASTSISPSFSAGLITSNGSNSWAEFVAPDGSRRWYGGSSPSDKLTINQLGYVGVLTTNPVVALDVEGSVRAKTIFSDGASGTYREFQYRTNGVLRWDIFADTAAESGANSGSHFGITRYADNGDYLGTVFSANRTTGDISLGGNTAVAGSITATTFVGSLTGNASSSSLWEGQKYLGHLHDGAPQYVLAFNPENSTWMPSISGHRYGGFGTDANTTAEHTSSFTYALNAPFNGTLMHFGARGYGTQFNTQYGDGRRLGFRTFNGDTGSWNPWFQIYHQANIDVLKSDLAYSGNQINTGIATAGYDVGVSSMLRWANYGDQHVIFDASKSLSPTGVAIGNRDPQIPWEPTYPTLMGWNGAGTYGVRVDSSRIADKATLWGGRPADLDSINNAGEYFLVRNSDGGVRLAEINGVRGLLNETLDTVAARNPALGRSITLNSSNTIHYNNEDNSVAARADNRGNILHKYMARHSDGGTIRYAENWWTGTAYLSVAAAPNGFNFNNRIVAGGVEGTSYTQANLELYSHVSGGIAPRLSFHYAGAVASQLTIEADGSIAAMNNPGVAYEKFKASSIYANGQVYSGGGSEGGFSNINYAQNHNNIWRLDNAREYGLGYYQNWNSAGLDYIGFHFGDRNTPVFHVNQSGLASARQGFQGTNYGAGLVGLYDATKYQEVFSMGAAYRSVMDGSGLANHYGIVWTHSNAGGESIAGLGHQALFTEAGQTQSAIGHGIWTRHNISANGNIYANGNVSSGGALKGVRVDSDTWFYSTGQSGLYSSSFGNGFYPVDASQWRFYNDSSTHVLLSFSAQGQNNVKGYIHGSVSGQFGFLNAAGGWSLRHEPSEGWWHANSMVCTDWFRSEGNTGWYNSTYAGGIHMVDSSWVRTYAGKGFLVEGGTGIQAEIFRSTGSGYKSYNHRGMLGDYDENGTTDKIIWTIGAQWNEISNMYGLGYSYSSKYANGHQLVFRNAGTVRASIRVEDGSAWFDGTISAGGDVVSFYSDSRLKKNLQPLENALDKISLLKGYTYNSNELAVSLGAAPDMTTKYVGLMAQDLLEVLPEAVKSAPFDKNADGTSKSEENYLTIQYEKIVPLLIEAVKELKSVVNEQEAKIKLLEEKN; translated from the coding sequence ATGGCAGAAATCCCATTTATCGATAATGCTTACATCGATGAAATTATAAAAGCAGCTGAAGCTTATAATCCAGCATTAAATAAAACTCAGGGTATTAAATTAAGGGAACTGATCAAACGTCTGCGTGACCGTATGGAACAAGGACAAGCTAATGTTGTTCATATCGCAGGAGATGAGCTCATCACTGGCAGGAAAACCTTTACTCAGATCAGTGCGGAAGAACTGTCTTTTGTGAAGAATGGATATGCCAGTATATTGAAAAATCCCTTGGATCAGGACCAAAACTATGTCTATACGCTTCCAAAAGAAAATGGAGAACTGGCTTTAAAAGGGAATATCAATAAGGAGGATATTGGCCTTGGCAGTGTAGATAATACTTCTGATATAAATAAACCGGTATCGCAGGCGACCCAGACGGCTCTGGATACCAAGATCAATAAATCTGAAAAAGCAGCGGCAAATGGTGTGGCTACTCTGGATAGCAATGGTAAATTGTTGAGCACTCAGATTCCTTCAATTGCCATTACTGATACATTTGTAGTCAACAATGAGGCAGCAATGTTGGCTGTATCGGGAGCTAATGAAGGGGATGTTGCGGTGAGAACAGATCTCAAAAAGTCCTATATCCTGGTTCAGTCTCCGGCATCTGCAGTGGCTAACTGGCAAGAGCTTTTAAGTCCGACTGATGCAGTCCAGTCTGTGAATGGTTACACCGGAAATGTAACACTCACAACCTCAGATGTTTCAGAAAGCGGTCGGCTCTATCATACCGCGGAAAGGGTAAATGACATTCTGAATCCAAGACTGGCAACCGGTCAGACCGTAGGTGCAAACACCACAGGAAATGCGGCTACTTCGGCTTTCAGCAACAACTCGGAAAAATGGAATAATTTAAGTTATTCAGGAATTGACAATAATGCACCGGCATATTTTATGAGTTCCAATGGAGCCGGGATTTATGGATATAGTACAACTTCCAATGTAAAATCAATTTTAGGAATTCCTGCCGCAGGAATTAACCTGCAGACGGTATTGGAAGCCGGAGCGAGCACTAGCATTTCACCATCCTTTAGTGCAGGCCTGATCACCAGTAATGGAAGCAATTCATGGGCTGAATTTGTCGCCCCGGATGGATCAAGAAGATGGTATGGTGGGAGTTCGCCTTCCGATAAGCTGACGATTAACCAATTGGGATATGTTGGTGTTTTAACTACAAATCCTGTTGTTGCACTGGATGTAGAAGGATCAGTCAGAGCAAAAACAATATTCTCAGATGGTGCTTCCGGAACTTACAGAGAATTCCAGTATAGAACTAATGGCGTATTAAGATGGGATATCTTTGCTGATACTGCAGCCGAGTCGGGTGCAAATTCCGGCTCTCATTTTGGTATTACCCGTTATGCAGATAACGGTGATTACCTGGGTACTGTTTTTTCGGCCAATAGAACTACAGGAGACATCAGTCTGGGTGGTAATACCGCTGTGGCAGGAAGTATAACTGCTACCACATTTGTAGGAAGTCTGACAGGTAATGCGAGCAGTTCTTCACTTTGGGAAGGTCAGAAATACCTGGGGCATTTGCATGATGGTGCACCTCAGTATGTTTTAGCCTTTAATCCGGAAAACTCGACCTGGATGCCTTCCATTTCAGGTCATAGATACGGAGGTTTTGGAACAGATGCGAATACAACAGCCGAACATACTTCTTCTTTCACTTATGCTTTAAACGCGCCTTTTAATGGAACGTTAATGCACTTCGGAGCAAGAGGATATGGAACTCAGTTCAATACACAGTATGGAGATGGAAGAAGATTAGGATTCAGAACGTTTAATGGAGATACGGGAAGCTGGAATCCCTGGTTTCAGATTTACCATCAGGCGAACATTGATGTACTTAAATCAGATCTGGCTTATAGCGGCAATCAGATCAATACAGGGATAGCCACAGCCGGTTATGATGTTGGGGTTTCCTCAATGTTACGCTGGGCAAATTATGGTGATCAGCATGTCATCTTTGATGCCTCAAAAAGTCTTAGTCCTACGGGGGTAGCAATAGGGAACAGAGATCCGCAGATACCATGGGAACCGACATATCCCACTTTGATGGGATGGAATGGTGCTGGTACTTATGGGGTCAGAGTAGACAGTTCCAGAATTGCAGATAAAGCAACCTTATGGGGTGGCCGTCCTGCTGATCTGGATAGTATCAATAATGCCGGGGAATACTTTCTTGTGCGTAACAGCGACGGGGGAGTCAGACTTGCGGAAATCAACGGGGTCAGGGGATTACTGAATGAAACACTGGATACGGTGGCAGCAAGAAATCCGGCCTTGGGCAGAAGTATTACTTTGAATTCTTCTAACACCATTCATTATAATAATGAAGATAATTCAGTAGCTGCAAGGGCCGATAACAGGGGTAATATACTCCATAAGTACATGGCTCGTCATAGCGATGGTGGAACGATCAGGTATGCCGAGAATTGGTGGACAGGTACGGCATACCTGAGTGTTGCAGCTGCTCCAAACGGATTTAATTTTAACAATAGAATTGTTGCGGGTGGTGTTGAAGGCACATCATATACACAAGCCAATCTGGAATTGTATAGCCACGTGAGTGGCGGCATCGCACCAAGATTGTCATTCCATTATGCAGGGGCCGTAGCTTCCCAGTTAACGATAGAAGCTGATGGGTCAATTGCCGCGATGAATAACCCTGGAGTGGCTTATGAGAAATTCAAAGCATCAAGCATCTATGCCAACGGACAGGTCTATTCAGGAGGAGGTTCAGAAGGTGGTTTTTCAAACATCAATTATGCTCAGAACCATAACAATATCTGGAGATTGGATAATGCCAGGGAATATGGCCTTGGCTATTATCAGAATTGGAATTCAGCTGGCCTTGATTATATAGGTTTCCACTTTGGAGATCGGAATACCCCCGTATTTCATGTGAATCAGAGTGGATTGGCTTCAGCTAGACAAGGATTTCAGGGAACTAATTATGGCGCCGGACTGGTCGGTTTATATGATGCAACCAAGTATCAGGAGGTCTTCTCTATGGGAGCTGCTTACCGCTCTGTAATGGATGGCTCCGGGTTAGCCAATCATTATGGTATTGTATGGACACATTCCAATGCGGGAGGTGAATCCATTGCCGGATTGGGACATCAGGCACTTTTCACAGAAGCAGGACAAACCCAGTCGGCTATCGGGCATGGGATTTGGACCCGCCATAATATAAGTGCAAATGGCAATATATATGCAAACGGTAATGTGTCTTCTGGTGGTGCCCTTAAAGGTGTTCGTGTAGATTCAGACACCTGGTTTTATTCAACTGGTCAATCCGGTCTCTACAGCTCTTCTTTTGGCAATGGTTTTTACCCTGTGGATGCTTCGCAATGGAGGTTTTATAATGATTCGTCAACTCATGTATTGCTAAGTTTTTCGGCTCAGGGGCAGAATAATGTCAAGGGATACATTCATGGTTCTGTATCAGGTCAGTTTGGTTTTTTAAACGCTGCAGGAGGCTGGTCCTTAAGACATGAACCTTCTGAAGGCTGGTGGCATGCGAATTCAATGGTCTGTACGGACTGGTTCAGATCTGAAGGAAATACCGGATGGTACAATTCTACGTATGCTGGTGGTATACATATGGTTGATTCTTCATGGGTAAGAACATATGCAGGAAAAGGTTTTTTAGTTGAAGGTGGAACAGGAATTCAGGCAGAGATCTTTAGAAGTACGGGAAGTGGATATAAGTCTTATAACCATCGGGGTATGCTGGGAGACTATGACGAAAATGGTACAACCGACAAAATCATCTGGACGATTGGTGCACAATGGAATGAAATTTCCAATATGTATGGGCTTGGTTATTCTTATAGCTCTAAATATGCAAACGGACATCAGCTGGTGTTCAGAAATGCCGGTACTGTACGTGCATCGATTAGAGTTGAAGATGGTTCTGCATGGTTTGATGGAACCATTTCAGCGGGAGGTGACGTGGTTTCCTTCTACTCAGACAGCCGCTTGAAGAAAAACCTTCAGCCATTAGAAAATGCCCTGGATAAGATTAGCTTGTTAAAAGGGTATACCTATAACTCTAATGAACTGGCAGTAAGCCTGGGAGCGGCTCCGGACATGACTACCAAATATGTAGGATTAATGGCTCAGGACTTATTGGAAGTACTTCCGGAGGCAGTGAAGTCTGCACCTTTCGACAAAAACGCAGATGGAACAAGCAAATCTGAAGAGAATTACTTAACGATCCAATACGAAAAAATTGTTCCCTTATTGATTGAAGCGGTCAAGGAGCTGAAGTCTGTAGTGAATGAACAAGAAGCTAAAATTAAATTACTCGAAGAAAAAAACTAA
- a CDS encoding M15 family metallopeptidase, whose translation MIDTEQLNAKYGIPNATGAGYLTTITLPFKMRIAWQRSSYVTRIQCHHLIADQLLAVLEDILGHYGYERLVELGIDLYGGCFNYRFMRGSTETLSRHSWGTAIDLDPDRNLLRETARTARFARPEYQAMIDIFYQHGFLSLGREKNYDWMHFEIAK comes from the coding sequence ATGATAGATACAGAGCAATTAAACGCGAAATACGGAATCCCAAATGCAACCGGTGCCGGTTATCTGACCACCATCACACTGCCATTTAAAATGCGGATTGCATGGCAGAGAAGTTCTTATGTAACCAGAATCCAATGTCATCATCTGATCGCTGATCAGCTTCTGGCCGTTCTCGAAGATATCCTTGGCCATTATGGCTATGAAAGGCTTGTAGAATTAGGAATTGACCTCTATGGTGGTTGTTTCAATTACCGCTTTATGAGGGGAAGTACAGAAACGCTTTCGCGTCATTCCTGGGGAACAGCCATTGACCTGGACCCGGATAGAAATTTACTGAGAGAGACGGCCAGAACAGCAAGATTCGCAAGACCTGAATATCAGGCTATGATCGATATCTTTTATCAACACGGCTTTCTCTCCCTGGGCAGAGAGAAAAATTATGATTGGATGCATTTTGAAATCGCAAAGTAG